Proteins co-encoded in one Streptomyces sp. NBC_01571 genomic window:
- a CDS encoding carboxylesterase/lipase family protein, with the protein MTGTPRSGAGPTAYVVDTAGGRVRGAEIGDGVLGWRGIPYAAPPVGSLRLRSPRRPEAWSGVREATEYGAPAPQPPMFLPAVTADPLSADAPALPEPSEDCLYLNVTAPAGAEGRPVLLWIHGGGYQVGTGTDIAGDGAVFARAHGVVVVTFNYRLGALGFLALDGEEHTGSYGLHDQIAALRWVRENIAGFGGDPDRITLYGLSAGAKSVANLLASPVTRGMIHRAVSSSGGADHVADRAQDAALTRRFLRVLGAGADGIRRVPPEEILGAQNAVGEGVRASWLWRPSIDGLALTRRPLDALAAGAAAGVALLAQTCVNECALYQILAPDAAERADRVLEEYFGAAARDRILAVYAEHPSEPARDPLQLRVDLMTDERYAIPTTRLADAQSAHAPVWRSRYDMPLTGLPPGVAPDGTLPAIHGTDGAAMWLGGPGVNGLLHEAFGAFVTAGVPVTEGLPDWPAYTTGRRATMVFGPTGPRPVDDPRGARRAAWHGREWQSGTWWSLDDLATGLHG; encoded by the coding sequence ATGACGGGGACGCCACGGTCCGGCGCGGGCCCCACGGCGTATGTCGTGGACACCGCCGGCGGCAGGGTGCGCGGTGCCGAGATCGGCGACGGCGTCCTCGGCTGGCGCGGCATCCCCTACGCGGCCCCTCCCGTGGGTTCGCTGCGCCTGCGGTCGCCGAGGCGCCCCGAGGCCTGGAGCGGTGTGCGCGAGGCCACGGAATACGGGGCTCCCGCCCCGCAGCCGCCCATGTTCCTGCCCGCCGTGACGGCGGACCCCCTGTCGGCCGACGCGCCCGCGCTGCCCGAACCGTCGGAGGACTGCCTCTACCTCAACGTGACGGCTCCGGCGGGCGCCGAGGGCCGTCCCGTGCTGCTGTGGATCCACGGTGGCGGCTACCAGGTCGGTACCGGCACCGACATCGCGGGGGACGGCGCGGTCTTCGCACGCGCCCACGGTGTGGTCGTGGTGACGTTCAACTACCGTTTGGGCGCGCTGGGGTTCCTCGCACTGGACGGGGAGGAGCACACCGGTTCCTACGGTCTGCACGACCAGATCGCCGCGCTGCGCTGGGTCCGCGAGAACATCGCCGGCTTCGGCGGCGACCCGGACCGGATCACGCTCTACGGTCTGTCCGCCGGCGCCAAGTCCGTCGCCAACCTGCTCGCCTCGCCCGTCACCCGAGGCATGATCCACCGGGCCGTCTCGTCGAGCGGCGGAGCCGACCACGTCGCCGACCGGGCCCAGGACGCCGCCCTGACGCGGCGGTTCCTGCGCGTGCTGGGAGCCGGGGCGGACGGCATCCGCAGGGTGCCGCCGGAGGAGATCCTCGGCGCGCAGAACGCGGTCGGCGAGGGAGTGCGGGCCTCCTGGCTGTGGCGTCCCTCCATCGACGGACTCGCCCTCACCCGCAGGCCCCTGGACGCCCTCGCGGCGGGCGCCGCCGCTGGTGTCGCACTGCTGGCGCAGACGTGCGTCAACGAATGCGCGCTCTACCAGATCCTCGCTCCCGACGCGGCCGAGCGGGCGGACCGCGTCCTGGAGGAGTACTTCGGCGCCGCCGCGCGCGACCGCATCCTTGCCGTCTACGCGGAGCACCCGTCCGAACCGGCCCGCGATCCGCTCCAGTTGCGGGTCGACCTGATGACCGACGAGCGGTACGCAATCCCGACGACGCGCCTCGCCGACGCCCAGTCCGCCCACGCGCCCGTCTGGCGTTCCCGGTACGACATGCCGTTGACCGGCCTCCCGCCGGGAGTCGCCCCCGACGGGACACTGCCCGCGATCCACGGTACGGACGGCGCCGCGATGTGGCTCGGAGGTCCGGGCGTCAACGGGCTGCTCCACGAGGCCTTCGGGGCCTTCGTCACCGCCGGGGTCCCCGTCACCGAGGGGCTGCCGGACTGGCCCGCGTACACCACCGGCCGGCGCGCCACCATGGTCTTCGGCCCCACCGGGCCCCGCCCGGTCGACGACCCTCGCGGTGCGCGCCGTGCCGCCTGGCACGGCCGCGAGTGGCAGTCGGGGACCTGGTGGTCCCTCGACGACCTCGCGACCGGGCTGCACGGCTGA
- a CDS encoding CsbD family protein codes for MGKSSMDKAKGKAKEMAGKATGNERMEAEGKTDQAKANVREAAEKARGKAAGARDSLRDKH; via the coding sequence ATGGGCAAGAGTTCCATGGACAAGGCCAAGGGCAAGGCCAAGGAGATGGCCGGCAAGGCCACCGGCAACGAGCGTATGGAAGCCGAGGGCAAGACCGACCAGGCCAAGGCCAACGTCCGCGAAGCCGCGGAGAAGGCCCGTGGTAAGGCCGCAGGTGCTCGCGACTCACTCCGCGACAAGCACTGA
- a CDS encoding AAA family ATPase, whose protein sequence is MKRILVAGITGAGKTTMAQALAARLELPFHEMDALKFTGPQWASNPDLREQVATIAATPGWIFDSLGYPEVRDLLWTHADTVIWLDYPKSVIMPRILRRSLRRTLLRERIFGGNVETLSGWFRSDHPAWWAWSQHGARRSEIGRRTQDPRFAPLHVIRFRSPRRADQWLRTLREADSEG, encoded by the coding sequence GTGAAACGCATCCTCGTCGCCGGCATCACCGGGGCCGGAAAGACCACCATGGCGCAGGCCCTCGCCGCACGGCTCGAGCTGCCTTTCCACGAGATGGACGCCCTGAAGTTCACCGGCCCGCAATGGGCGTCCAACCCCGATCTGCGGGAGCAGGTGGCCACGATCGCTGCCACCCCGGGGTGGATCTTCGACTCCCTCGGCTACCCGGAAGTCCGGGATCTGCTGTGGACGCATGCCGACACGGTGATCTGGCTCGACTACCCGAAGTCCGTCATCATGCCCCGCATCCTGCGCAGGTCGTTGCGCCGGACCCTGCTGCGCGAGCGCATATTCGGCGGCAACGTGGAGACCCTGTCGGGCTGGTTCAGAAGTGACCACCCGGCATGGTGGGCCTGGTCCCAGCACGGCGCGCGGCGGTCGGAGATCGGCCGACGCACCCAGGATCCCCGCTTCGCGCCGCTCCACGTCATCCGTTTCCGCTCACCGCGACGAGCGGACCAATGGCTGCGAACCCTGCGTGAGGCCGATTCCGAGGGCTGA
- a CDS encoding alpha/beta fold hydrolase — protein sequence MSTYLLVHGAWHSGECWERVVPLLESAGHRVLTPSLTGHGDKARLLGPEVGLDTHIDDIVELITEQDLTEVVLVGHSYGGLVISAAADQLPDRIAHLVYLDAMVPEDGESAADVMPVTQALIDLALKSDSGWRVPPLPGLPPPSGLFGVTDPADAAWLRTTLSDLSVRCLQQPVRLDNPAANSIPRTHIHCTVGRPEGFDRRPVPATQPNGTPAQVRELATGHDCMVTMPAELTDLLLELG from the coding sequence ATGTCGACCTATTTGTTGGTACACGGTGCGTGGCACAGCGGAGAGTGCTGGGAACGGGTGGTGCCGTTGCTGGAGTCGGCCGGACACCGGGTGCTCACACCGTCGCTGACCGGTCACGGCGACAAGGCGCGTCTGCTCGGCCCCGAAGTAGGGCTGGACACGCACATCGACGACATCGTCGAACTGATCACCGAGCAGGACCTCACCGAGGTGGTCCTCGTGGGCCACAGCTACGGCGGGCTGGTCATCTCGGCCGCGGCCGACCAGCTCCCGGACCGGATCGCGCATCTGGTCTACCTCGACGCGATGGTCCCCGAGGACGGCGAGAGCGCGGCCGACGTCATGCCCGTGACCCAGGCACTGATCGACCTCGCCCTGAAGTCCGACAGCGGCTGGCGGGTCCCGCCGCTCCCCGGACTTCCGCCGCCCTCGGGCCTGTTCGGGGTCACCGACCCGGCGGACGCCGCCTGGCTGCGCACGACGCTGTCGGACCTTTCGGTGCGCTGCCTCCAACAGCCGGTCCGACTGGACAACCCGGCGGCGAACTCCATCCCGCGGACGCACATCCACTGCACCGTCGGCAGGCCGGAGGGCTTTGACCGGCGCCCCGTCCCCGCCACACAGCCCAACGGCACCCCGGCACAGGTGCGGGAACTGGCGACCGGCCACGACTGCATGGTCACCATGCCGGCCGAACTCACCGACCTGCTGCTCGAGCTCGGCTGA
- a CDS encoding helix-turn-helix domain-containing protein, producing the protein MRDETNLLGDYVRARRELVTPEQVGIPVVGKRRVAGLRREEVAMLAGISADYYLRLEQGRDRNPSAQILESLARVLQLDDDATAYLLRLGAGKPRRHRNRRRRETVPPGIAKLVATLPLPALVEGRYFDVLAANTLATALSPRLVPGANRLRDVFLDPAERALYADWESATVGMVAGFRESVGTDIDDPRFIRLVGELCLASPRFSRLWARHDVAACEGASKHIDHPQVGGLWLNRERLGIGGTAGQTLVVYHPDPGTDSADRLALLASATQAPAAPRGAAAEETRTGTDRGARAADRAGRRPAADDQWSTGSA; encoded by the coding sequence ATGCGCGACGAAACGAACCTCCTGGGCGATTACGTGCGCGCCCGCCGTGAACTCGTCACTCCCGAACAGGTGGGGATCCCGGTCGTGGGGAAGCGGCGCGTCGCGGGTCTGCGCCGGGAAGAGGTCGCGATGCTCGCCGGCATCAGTGCCGACTACTACCTGCGCCTGGAGCAGGGCCGCGACCGCAACCCCTCCGCGCAAATCCTCGAGTCGCTCGCGCGCGTGCTGCAACTCGACGACGACGCGACGGCCTACCTGCTGCGTCTGGGCGCCGGCAAACCCCGGCGGCACAGGAACCGGCGCCGGAGGGAGACCGTTCCTCCGGGCATCGCCAAGCTCGTCGCCACGCTCCCGCTGCCCGCACTGGTCGAGGGCCGCTACTTCGACGTGCTCGCCGCCAACACCCTGGCGACCGCTCTCTCACCGCGACTCGTGCCGGGAGCCAACCGCCTGCGGGACGTGTTCCTCGACCCCGCCGAACGTGCTCTTTACGCGGACTGGGAGAGCGCCACCGTGGGCATGGTGGCGGGCTTCCGCGAGTCCGTCGGCACCGACATCGACGACCCCCGGTTCATCCGGCTCGTCGGCGAGCTCTGCCTCGCCAGCCCCCGCTTCAGCCGGCTCTGGGCCCGCCACGACGTGGCGGCGTGCGAAGGCGCGTCCAAGCACATCGACCATCCCCAGGTCGGTGGCCTGTGGCTGAACCGGGAGCGGCTCGGCATCGGCGGCACGGCCGGCCAGACGCTGGTCGTCTATCACCCGGACCCCGGCACCGACAGCGCCGACCGGCTCGCGCTCCTCGCCTCTGCCACGCAGGCACCGGCCGCCCCACGGGGCGCCGCCGCGGAGGAGACGCGAACGGGCACCGACCGCGGTGCACGCGCGGCGGACCGGGCCGGCCGCCGCCCGGCAGCCGACGACCAGTGGAGTACGGGTTCGGCCTGA
- a CDS encoding ABC transporter ATP-binding protein, giving the protein MTPVLELKDVALRHRGSAANVVEDVSLTVEAGHSLALVGESGAGKTTLLRLLLGLTRPTAGSVRFDGTDLSLRDRRQLRRFRSSVQCVFQDPYSSLDPRRRVGAIVAEPLRSLGIDTRAGAAPKAAAALERVGLPADAADRYPHEFSGGQRQRIAIARATVCHPRVLLADEPVSALDVTTRVKVVDLLADLKEEQGLTIVMVSHDLSVVASLCERTAVLERGHVVEQGDTDQVLGDPAHPYTRRLLDSVPRLPV; this is encoded by the coding sequence GTGACGCCCGTACTGGAACTGAAGGACGTGGCGCTGCGCCACCGGGGGAGCGCGGCCAACGTGGTCGAGGACGTCTCGCTCACCGTCGAGGCCGGACACAGCCTCGCCCTCGTCGGCGAGTCCGGGGCGGGCAAGACGACGCTGCTGCGCCTGCTGCTGGGCCTGACCCGCCCCACCGCGGGCAGTGTCCGCTTCGACGGAACCGACCTGTCCCTGCGTGACCGGCGACAGCTGCGCCGCTTCCGGAGCAGCGTGCAGTGCGTCTTCCAGGACCCCTACTCCTCGCTCGACCCCCGCCGCCGCGTGGGCGCCATCGTGGCGGAGCCCCTTCGCTCCCTGGGCATCGACACCCGGGCCGGCGCGGCTCCGAAGGCGGCGGCGGCCCTTGAACGGGTCGGCCTGCCCGCCGACGCGGCGGACCGCTACCCGCACGAGTTCTCCGGGGGACAGCGGCAGCGGATCGCCATCGCCCGCGCCACGGTGTGCCATCCGCGGGTGCTGCTGGCCGACGAACCCGTCAGCGCACTGGACGTCACCACCCGGGTCAAGGTCGTCGACCTGCTCGCCGACCTCAAGGAGGAGCAGGGGCTCACGATCGTGATGGTCTCCCACGACCTGTCCGTCGTCGCGTCCTTGTGCGAGCGCACCGCCGTGCTGGAACGCGGCCACGTCGTCGAGCAGGGCGACACCGACCAGGTGCTGGGCGACCCCGCGCACCCCTACACCCGCCGTCTGCTCGACAGCGTGCCGAGACTGCCCGTCTGA
- a CDS encoding ABC transporter ATP-binding protein: MTLLDVRGLTVTTADGRTLVDDLSFTVASGERLGLIGESGSGKSLTTLAVLGLLPDGMTATGGIDLAGTQIVGATEKRLTSVRGRDAAVVFQEPLTALDPLMRVGRQIAEPLRRRTGLKGAGLRDAVRDALAQVRLPEPERIARAFPHEISGGQRQRVALAMALACAPRLLIADEPTTALDVSVQAEMLDLLDTLVREREMAVLFVSHDLAVVARVTDRALVMKEGRAVEEGPVHTLIRSPREEYTEALVASARRLQSALDLRSAR; encoded by the coding sequence ATGACACTCCTCGACGTACGGGGCCTGACCGTCACCACCGCGGACGGCCGGACACTGGTCGACGACCTCTCCTTCACCGTCGCGAGCGGCGAACGGCTGGGACTCATCGGCGAGTCCGGTTCCGGCAAGTCGCTCACCACCCTCGCCGTGCTCGGCCTGCTGCCCGACGGCATGACCGCCACCGGCGGCATCGACCTCGCGGGCACCCAGATCGTGGGCGCCACCGAGAAGAGGCTCACCTCCGTCCGCGGCCGGGACGCCGCCGTTGTCTTCCAGGAGCCGCTCACCGCGCTCGACCCGCTGATGCGCGTGGGCCGGCAGATCGCCGAACCCCTCCGCAGACGCACCGGTCTGAAGGGAGCCGGCCTGCGCGACGCCGTCCGCGACGCGCTGGCACAGGTACGGCTGCCGGAACCCGAACGGATCGCCCGCGCCTTTCCGCACGAGATCTCCGGCGGACAACGACAGCGCGTCGCCCTGGCCATGGCCCTGGCGTGCGCACCCAGACTGCTGATCGCCGACGAGCCGACCACCGCGCTGGACGTGTCCGTGCAGGCGGAGATGCTCGACCTCCTCGACACCCTCGTCCGGGAACGGGAGATGGCGGTGCTCTTCGTCAGCCACGACCTCGCCGTCGTGGCCAGGGTGACCGACCGCGCCCTGGTGATGAAGGAGGGCCGGGCCGTCGAGGAGGGTCCCGTCCACACCCTCATCCGCTCGCCGCGCGAGGAGTACACCGAAGCGCTCGTGGCCAGCGCCCGCAGACTGCAGTCGGCCCTGGACCTGAGGAGCGCGCGGTGA
- a CDS encoding ABC transporter permease has translation MTAPEVLGPVLSETAPPRGRRIGRSATLVVGCVLAGLIALLALVSLFWLPYSADDTSGGRLAGPGGGHLLGTDKLGRDLFTQVMTGSRIAVEAGLGSVLLAAAIGVTLGVLAAFAQGWLDDTLSAFLDILIAFPTLLLAMLIVAARSATLGSAILAIGLAQSAVVARLVRILVKRVLAQDYITAARTSGTSWPRTVLGHVLPNIWPTLVVNLALQFGLAVLAEAGLSYLGLGAPPPNASWGRMLQEAQATFTTAPAGALAPGILLVLLVIGVNLIADGVRETLDPATRRRRT, from the coding sequence ATGACCGCGCCCGAGGTGCTCGGACCGGTGCTGTCCGAGACGGCACCGCCGCGCGGCCGGCGAATCGGCCGTTCCGCCACGCTCGTCGTCGGCTGTGTCCTCGCCGGACTCATCGCGCTGCTCGCCCTGGTCTCCCTGTTCTGGCTGCCCTACTCCGCGGACGACACCTCCGGCGGGCGGCTCGCCGGACCCGGCGGGGGACATCTGCTGGGCACCGACAAACTCGGGCGCGACCTGTTCACCCAGGTCATGACCGGCTCTCGGATCGCCGTCGAGGCCGGGCTCGGATCGGTGCTCCTCGCCGCCGCCATCGGCGTCACCCTGGGGGTGCTCGCGGCGTTCGCGCAGGGCTGGCTCGACGACACGCTCTCCGCGTTCCTCGACATCCTGATCGCCTTTCCCACACTGCTGCTCGCGATGCTCATCGTCGCCGCGCGCTCGGCGACCCTCGGCTCGGCGATCCTCGCGATCGGACTGGCACAGAGCGCCGTCGTCGCCAGACTGGTACGCATCCTGGTCAAGCGGGTCCTGGCACAGGACTACATCACCGCCGCCCGCACCTCCGGCACCTCCTGGCCGCGTACGGTGCTCGGCCACGTCCTGCCCAACATCTGGCCCACCCTCGTGGTCAACCTCGCGCTGCAGTTCGGGCTCGCCGTGCTGGCCGAGGCCGGCCTGTCCTACCTGGGCCTGGGCGCACCGCCGCCCAACGCCTCGTGGGGCCGCATGCTCCAGGAGGCGCAGGCCACCTTCACCACGGCCCCCGCCGGGGCCCTCGCCCCGGGCATCCTGCTCGTCCTGCTCGTGATCGGCGTCAACCTCATCGCCGACGGCGTGCGGGAGACCCTCGACCCGGCGACCCGACGGAGGCGCACATGA
- a CDS encoding ABC transporter permease has product MARYLLRRLAFLVVSLALASVVLFVLLRMLPGDPANALTSVGASPEQIAAARHSIGSDRPLPEQFTHWLGQLAHGDLGTSFVSSLPVGPEVTSRLDVTVPLTLAAFVLAVLIAVPAGFVAAYKRRTWYGALLSGVSQLGIAIPVFWLGMILVAVFALNAGWLPAGGFPPDGWSDPAEAIRSLVLPVVTIALVMSASLIRYVRSATLDVLGSDYLRTARALGSSFGRAMWRHGLRNSSVPVISVLAIELASTLLGAVVVESVYALPGLGSMLATGIAQHDYPVIQAVLFVSTLAVLLIGFVADLVQRFVDPRLRGRLSGGAR; this is encoded by the coding sequence ATGGCGCGCTACCTCCTGCGCCGACTGGCCTTCCTCGTGGTGTCGCTGGCCCTGGCGAGCGTCGTGCTGTTCGTCCTGCTGCGCATGCTCCCGGGCGACCCGGCCAACGCACTCACCTCGGTGGGCGCCAGCCCGGAACAGATCGCCGCGGCACGGCACTCCATCGGGTCCGACAGGCCACTGCCCGAACAGTTCACGCACTGGCTCGGGCAACTGGCGCACGGTGACCTCGGCACCTCCTTCGTCAGCTCACTGCCCGTCGGACCCGAGGTCACCTCCCGGCTGGACGTCACCGTCCCGCTGACCCTCGCCGCCTTCGTCCTCGCCGTTCTCATCGCGGTGCCGGCCGGGTTCGTCGCCGCGTACAAGCGGCGCACCTGGTACGGGGCGTTGCTCAGCGGCGTGTCCCAACTGGGCATCGCCATCCCGGTGTTCTGGCTCGGCATGATCCTCGTCGCCGTGTTCGCGCTGAACGCGGGCTGGCTCCCGGCAGGCGGCTTCCCCCCGGACGGCTGGTCCGACCCCGCCGAAGCGATCCGTTCCCTCGTGCTGCCCGTCGTCACCATCGCCCTGGTGATGAGCGCGTCCCTGATCCGCTACGTCCGCTCCGCCACCCTCGACGTCCTCGGCAGCGACTACCTGCGTACCGCCCGCGCCCTGGGTTCGTCCTTCGGGCGGGCCATGTGGCGGCACGGCCTGCGCAACAGCTCCGTGCCGGTGATCTCCGTCCTCGCCATCGAACTCGCCTCCACCCTGCTCGGCGCGGTCGTCGTGGAGTCCGTGTACGCGCTGCCGGGCCTCGGCTCGATGCTCGCCACCGGCATCGCCCAGCACGACTACCCCGTCATCCAGGCCGTCCTGTTCGTCTCCACCCTCGCCGTCCTGCTCATCGGCTTCGTCGCCGACCTCGTCCAGCGATTCGTCGACCCACGGCTGCGCGGACGACTCTCCGGAGGTGCCCGATGA